aaaaacaccaccataaacttccctcacaaatctGCCAAGCCGTCCatccaaaaccatcatcatctccactgaGTTTCACCTATTGCAGCCGTATCTCTAAGGTtcatacaacgtgtgattctcgcaactcatctccatggtttcgtttatttgtgttaatctacaattctttgtctatgaagattgtagtatgttgtttatgtggaagtattggttttgtatttgtttcagggtttattctatactaatgatgacattttacagggtttattatagacgtcttagaacgctctatcaatactcttatttaagggtttgaaacaataaaaaaattcttagAAAACATTCACACacaaaaagttacaaataaattctagtttagaaatattgtcgatcgactgTTATAAACTGTTCCAAAAATACTTTTGAtttaaaattacatgaacttgatcgtctacggttcgtgggtaagtaaaatgaattttaataaaatgatttcgTTGGGTTGGTGCTTATGATTTATGATTAATGTTAAGCATGTGGtagatttatatttgttgttattAATATTATGGTCtaattgtatatgtatattaatGGGTttaataatatacatatacaagTAACTATATTATATTCTCCTTTGTTATTGTCGCATATTGGTTGTTATTGGCGGATGAGACTAGAATGGAAGAAAAGTGCGTTCTGGTAATTTGGATGAATTGTGgttaattgtttgttattgGCGGATGTGACTAGAATGGAAGAAAATTTACCTTTTGGAAAATTGGTTTATTGGCATAATGTGGTTATGTTATGATGTTGTGAGAGTCACTTGGTTCTGATTCAATATTACGATGGACATGATTGATTTTATTGTACGAATTATTAATATTGTGGTTAGGTTGAGTTGTATGTTCAAACTCAGTTTTCAATATCCAGGATCATTGTAAGATAAATACTATTTATCATGAATTATTATGGGTTTACCacatcttgaatttgaaattttatcattccaaattgggggtcgtgacagttggtatcaaaACGTAGGGTAGCATACTTGGTGATTATCAATATTATTCAAGAGCGATGGCCCGACTGCAGCAAATCCTCATCATATGCTCTTTGGTATTGATATGTTATTGGGTATACGGGAGTATTAGGAGGCTTACCTTAGGGTTAGGTACTCTGAGTCAGTTATGTAATATGATTGTTTAATCCTTTTGTAATCTTTTGTAATATTTTGTGATGTCTTGGTTAATACATGTCGTACATAACTTACACCTGGTCTaagttcataatgtgataattttattctaaacttaatataaaaattatgatacattagtagacactttggcgatcgacaactccagttcaaaatatggtcgatcagatgtgatcggtatatatatttagggatcccgttaaaatttcatcctttTTTGACATGATTTGACAGTCCGTACCTATAGTCAACAAAAGAGAACAAACCCAAAATGATACCTGAAGTATCATGAAATGTATTTTTTAGTACCTACGAATTTTTGTTACCCGAAATGATACCTGAACTATTGCACCGTTACCTAATATAGTACCTCCGTTAGTTTCAccgttaaattgatgatgtgacatgtatttagagtttttttttaccaaatatAGAACCTCGTTAAATAATACCCGATTAAATAATAACATTgctaaaataaaacttttttcCGGTCTTAACTTGGAGCCAAGatgttaaattaataattcactaaatttataagTTAATGGAAGTTTGAGAATTTATTTAGCTAGaccatcaaatatataaattattagtgtcataatttatataataaattttaaattcatgAGTATTTCATTAAAAgatttaattaatataatcatcatcaaataatataatattttaaacaaTGTTATACATAAAAAATAGTATATTTAATAAGGTAAACgtaataaattaaacaatgtaagaaaaaaacatttcttcgacaaaatgaaacaaaatatttattatatcttgataaattaataaattttatcaaTCCCGagactattaatttatagaggttttTACTGTAAGTAATAggaaaaacaataattttaaaattaattttgttattattgctaaaaatatatatatactaaaacttgtgttatgttttgtgatacaagagttgattttcctcttaaaattacaaatttccTAAAAAATATTGTAAATAAATTTGCAAATAATATAGGTATAATTTATCAAGTCCAACAAATTTTCAGTCAGTTTGGtgaatttgtgagaattttgaaggaaaagagataggaaataaaaaaatttgtatataGACCATTTTGTCTTTCTAAATACATGTGacatcatcaatttaacggAGAAACTAACGGAGGTACCAGATTGGGTAACAGTGCAATAGTTCAGGTACCATTTTGGGTAACAAAAATTCGTAGGTACCAAAAAATACCTTTCACGATACTTCAAGTAACATTTTGGGTATATTccctcaacaaaaaaagagacgttttgacatattaaaaccccattgaccaggACTTCGCCAAATGGGATTCCTcggtgcgaccacgcacgatcggttacaaaattatgtgattgcagatatgcaaacggctttcggcgttcgcatcttggtaaggcataaatgccgatttgcaccccaaacttggctgaaattgtcaatttgcaccctgaacttgcatttgagtcaatttacctcctaaacttggtaaaaattgccgatttacaccccgaacttgtatttgagtcaatttacctcctaaacttggtaaaaattgccgatttgcaccacatccgttaaatttaactgtttttatccaattttgcgtcacatatcatgcatatgaggggtaatgttgtcaatttctatttatatttttcttaaaaataaataaaaatattctttaaaatgaggattattttgttaatcaaattatttatttacatctttttttctacttACTTAACcctattttgaattatatattcaatatacccacccattcaaatatagtgtgttgtgtataaatatatttttatatgtacacattgtttgaggatgaacaaaacgagaataataacgacgtaatagaacagaacgtaaccgtttattgattgataatgaggccaatatataggcattacataaccacaatcccgtaggattcggagtcctaatctattacagagatgcgaatttatctctaacaggaaacctaataaggctaagacacacacaatggtataatagtaattctctcggaacacacatttatttttaattttcaatgtattttatttattcatattttttcttatatcttttaacataccaagtgttcctcttaaataattttattattttatttcattattcaatatgaataaatatataatgacaataataccccttaaatgcatgacatgtgacgcaaaattggatagaaacagttaaatttaacggatggggtgcaaatcggcaatttttaccaagtttaggaggtaaattgactcaaatacaaatttagggtgtaaatcggcaatttttactaagtttatgaggtaaattgattcaaatgtaaattcggggtgcaaattgacaatttcagcgaAGTTTGGGGTGTAAATTGGCATTTATGCCTCTtagtaatgggtcctcccttagggcatattagtggtgttttcggtttaccagaaattttgacggtcaaacgagattcgaattggatgaaatttttacatggtcactaaatatatataccgatcatatcggctggtgtcgatcgatcccgaaaagttttcttcatatagttgtttaATAATGCGATAactttattataaatctaatagaatatgtatatatataattttttattacttggcagggctttctcgcgggcctGATTGGGTAAAAGCCTATCGGACTTGCGGGCATTCATAGGCTTATGGGATCTGtaggctaaatgatgaggcctaatgAGTATGGAAGGTGATGCTTTTGATGAAGGAAGAACCTCAAAATGAAGTAATAACATGGCAGCCAATGAGGCATGAAATAGTGAAGGATTGGTTTCGGAAAGAAGCATGGCCTCGGGCCTCATTGGcatcaacaacaaaattatgTTCCTTTCGATATGTTTGAACTTTGCACGAAATGTTTCCTATCTAAGCAGCTTGCTGTTAAGGTTAGAGGAGATTGAAAACTTTGAATCGATGGCACGAATGGTTATGCTGCTCGAAAGTGGAAGATTACTACTCTTTTCAAAGAGATTCAACGTTGAATAGGAGCGGTATTGTTATCTAAAACCAAATTAATTCGTAAAAAAAAACGTTAAGTTTAATTCTATCTTGACGAAGAACTTGCCGATTGAGAATGGAGCTTATAGGGAACCGTTGCAATCTAGATTAGTTACGTACGTACAAAATAAGAAGGCAGAAGCTGAAGCATTACATAACTATTAACTAATAACTTGTTAGGGTCACCTACTAGAGGACAGATGATTTCATATTTGACGATGAGAGCAAGCTTTCCAAGGAGTTATCTGATGAAAGAGTATGTTAAGAAgcaatgagaaataaaaaaaataaccaAGGGTGAAGGCTAAGGGCGGGAATGTTTCACCAATTAGTTCTTTTGCAAATGAACAATGCATTAATAGCGGTTTGAGGACAAAGGTGGGAACTCGGATCAACATTGGCATTTGTAGGGATACGATCTCGAGAAGAAAACCCATTTCTAACGAGTAGCCAACCATAAACACTAATTTTGGAATAACATGCATATGGGGAATCCTTCAGTCACTCTCTGCGGCGTTACATAGCAAGATATATGACCAACAGAACTTGACTAATAAAATCCGTCAAAACAACTTCAAATCTAAAGAAGAATATATAAAAAGCCTAATCGACAGCACTTGTTTCAACTGTTTAATAGCCACCGTCACCCCCACGGTAACCACCACCACTACCCCCACCATAACCACCACCAAAACCAGATCGAGGAGGACGTTCATTAGCGACACTCACACGAATGTTCCGCCCGTTCAACTCCTGAAATTCAAGAGGTCCAGTGTGAGAATTGGAACTCTATGAAGTGTACGTATCCCACTGAACCACTTTTAAGTGTAAGATTTAAATTCTGACCTGGCCATCCATAGCAGTGACAGCTGAATTGGCAGCTGATTCATCAGCAAAGTTGACAAATCCAAATCCCCTTGACCTCCCAGTATCCCTATCTGTGATGACCTTTGCTGCACACAACAAATATTCAATTGAGAAAACAAGTATAAAGTGTAGAGGCATCCAGAAAACTGCAATACATTCCTAGGCACACTAATGAAATTTCTCAAGACCAACAGATTAGATGAACAgtaaacaaaataattttaggACAGCAAATAGCATCGTTACTCTCCTGCCGTTACTATCTTCTGGTTCTAAAAAGAACGCCAAGGAACCttgataaataaaaaactaGATAGAGTTTCGACTTGCATTACGGATCCTGAAGTGGATGACTTTTCGTAAGGTCAATCTAATAGAATTATATAGCAGCTTTTTTAGAGATATCTGCTATTGGGGTTGTTTCTCTGGCCTTTTAATTTATGCTACTTGGGTTGCATCAGTGAAAGAAATTACTGATGGGATCCGTAATTCAGTGATGCATTTGGTACCTCTACCCAAACAAATTACAGAATGAAGCAAAAAAAATGTAAGTTAAACTAACAGACCCAAACACTCACCATCAGTCACATCACCAAAGCCGGAAAATGCATCTTTGAGAGAAGAGTCATCAGTGCTGAATGAAAGACCTAACACACCACAATTTAAcgataaaaattcaaaatacatTCAAATATTGTGGATTTAGCTAACTCAAGACAATATTTGTAACCAATATGTTCCAACGCATTCATACCTCCAACGAAAAGCTTGGAGGACATGTAACGAGCAGAATTAAACATAGATGCCATTGGCACTTGTCCATTCTGAGAAACGCCTTGCCTCAAAAGGCTGCCGACCTTGTTATAGAAAGCCATCTGGAAAGTGGATTTTTTTCGGGTCTTCAAAGAGCCTACACCTGCAAAACACCGtcaaaacaaaagcaacatcAAGATTAAGCATTCATTGCACACAGAAAACAGAATACATTTAGAAAAGTCAACTCTCAACCACATCAAACAACAACTCGAGCCTAAAGCCAAATGAATTCAGGCTGAAGTTATCTTGCACAAAGTGTTCTTATTGTAACCACTACCCCAGTAGTGAGTATTCTTACATACAAAATGAGATCAGAAGAAAGGGAACTATAATGAAAAGCAATCCTACAGACAATGATACATGgaaaattttcctttttcacTGTTTCAGTTCTAGTTTTCACCACTAAAGAGACAATCTTTGGCAAATATGTATAACTTAACAAGAACAGAAAGAAGACGAGAGTTATTATTTAGCTCCTCTGGACATAATTTACACAAAAAGAACTCAGATCAATATGGAACCTTAACACGAAACATTGTCTTACGAATTCTCCCAAAGCTATATACAGCAAGCGATTTTAGCTAGCTTTAGATTACAGTCTAGCAGCCTTTTTGGTTAGAAAGCTGATATTTTTCTCCAATCTAAAAAAATCAGTAtcagtttttttctttaattaaaaaaaacaatcaatctcAGATTTAAATGCATACAGAACAACACCCATCCAACACATAGAAACACCTACTCCCACATTCAACGCCCAAACCCAGAAAACACAAATATTCATATTCCAAGAAAAGAAACGATCAATCAAACAAGCAAAAGTAAAGCAAGCAGATAGGGTTTAAGAAAGGGACATGATACTGGGATAACATACAAGAATAGAGATCGACACTCTCGCTTGAAAGAGAGTGAGGGTTTAAGAATGGGTTTTACCTGAGAGTGAGAGAATAGAAGCGGAGCGGCTAGGGTTTAAGCCAGATCAGAAAATAGTTTGTTAAGTGAAACAAGCGAAATATGTTGTGCTTTTATAAGCGGGGACTTGAGTGGGAGATTTGTTCACCTGCGGGTATTTTTTGTGCACCCGCTCTTGTTTTTGCTTTTATCATTTTTTCTCTGTTGGTCAATAATAATCGATAATTTTTCCATTCAAAAGGTGAAGGTTCATTTTTCTTAGGTGGCATAATTACAGCCACATCTTCTAAATCTTATGTTAGTCAATAGACTTCTATTAACATTTTTTAATACAAGTAGAAGATAAAAATAACATCTATTGGTGAAAAGGTTTGgtgaaatcaagaaaaacttacATAACAAAATTCATTCGTTTTTTCCTTGTTGAAGTTCACCTTTCAGTAGACCGAGATCTGATGCCAGACCTATCGACGACGGCGACGAAGTAACGGCTTCGATCGGGAAGACGAAGTCAAAGACCGCCGCCTTCTCGATATGAGTGGCGAGAAATAGCGGGGTGAGGATGAGGAAGGAGGGATTTGAGAAGAGTTTTTGTATATAATTGGGATTTTGTTCGGTTGAGGATTGAAGATATTGAGGATGTGGGTTTTGGCTAGTGATTTGTCGTGGCATGAGTGGTCGTGGTGTCTTGAATGTcatttttttagttaatttcC
This is a stretch of genomic DNA from Argentina anserina chromosome 4, drPotAnse1.1, whole genome shotgun sequence. It encodes these proteins:
- the LOC126790892 gene encoding glycine-rich RNA-binding protein 2, mitochondrial-like; this translates as MAFYNKVGSLLRQGVSQNGQVPMASMFNSARYMSSKLFVGGLSFSTDDSSLKDAFSGFGDVTDAKVITDRDTGRSRGFGFVNFADESAANSAVTAMDGQELNGRNIRVSVANERPPRSGFGGGYGGGSGGGYRGGDGGY